The following are encoded together in the Flavobacterium sp. TR2 genome:
- the rocD gene encoding ornithine--oxo-acid transaminase has translation MISTEKTLSSKSEILIEKENKYGAHNYHPLPVVLERGEGVYVWDVDGKKYYDFLSAYSAVNQGHCHPKIVNAMVEQAQKLTLTSRAFYNDKLGNYEEYVTKYFGFDKVLPMNTGAEAVETALKISRKWAYEVKGIPENQAQIIVCENNFHGRTTTIISFSNDETARKNFGPFTDGFIKIEYDNLEALENALNSSKNIAGFLVEPIQGEAGVYVPSEGYLAKAKALCEKHNVLFIADEVQTGIARTGKLLAVHHENVQPDVLILGKAISGGVYPVSAVLCNDEIMNVIKPGQHGSTFGGNPVAAAVAVAALEVIKDEKLAENAERLGVILREGLNKIAEKNNLITLVRGKGLLNAIVINTDEESDLAWEICLKFRDNGLLAKPTHGNKIRLAPPLVMTEEQILECLQIIEKSLNEFKK, from the coding sequence ATGATAAGTACAGAAAAAACACTTTCGTCGAAATCAGAAATTTTGATTGAAAAAGAAAACAAATATGGTGCTCATAATTACCATCCACTTCCAGTAGTTTTAGAACGAGGTGAAGGCGTATATGTATGGGATGTTGACGGAAAGAAATATTATGATTTTTTATCTGCTTATTCTGCAGTAAATCAAGGGCATTGTCACCCTAAAATTGTAAACGCAATGGTAGAGCAAGCTCAAAAACTTACTTTGACTTCTCGTGCTTTTTACAATGATAAGCTAGGAAATTACGAAGAATATGTAACGAAATATTTTGGTTTCGATAAAGTTCTTCCTATGAATACGGGTGCCGAAGCAGTTGAAACAGCGCTGAAAATTTCTAGAAAATGGGCTTATGAAGTAAAAGGAATTCCAGAAAATCAAGCCCAGATTATTGTGTGCGAGAATAACTTTCATGGAAGAACAACGACTATCATTTCATTTTCTAATGATGAAACGGCACGCAAAAACTTTGGGCCTTTTACAGATGGTTTCATCAAAATAGAATACGATAATCTTGAAGCGCTTGAAAATGCTTTGAACTCATCAAAAAATATCGCAGGGTTTTTGGTTGAACCAATTCAGGGTGAAGCAGGAGTTTACGTTCCTTCTGAAGGTTATTTGGCGAAAGCGAAAGCACTTTGCGAAAAACATAATGTACTTTTTATTGCTGACGAAGTTCAGACTGGAATTGCACGTACTGGAAAATTGTTAGCAGTTCATCACGAAAATGTGCAGCCTGATGTTTTAATTTTAGGAAAAGCAATTTCTGGCGGAGTTTATCCGGTATCTGCAGTTTTATGCAATGACGAAATCATGAATGTGATCAAACCGGGACAGCATGGCTCTACTTTTGGAGGAAACCCTGTTGCTGCTGCTGTAGCGGTTGCTGCTCTTGAAGTGATTAAAGACGAAAAACTGGCTGAAAACGCAGAACGTCTGGGAGTAATTTTGAGAGAGGGACTAAATAAAATAGCTGAAAAAAATAATTTGATTACGCTGGTTCGCGGAAAAGGTCTTTTGAATGCCATTGTCATCAATACAGATGAAGAATCTGATCTGGCTTGGGAAATTTGCTTGAAATTTAGAGATAACGGATTATTGGCAAAACCAACTCACGGAAACAAAATCAGATTGGCGCCGCCTTTGGTAATGACCGAAGAGCAAA
- a CDS encoding Lrp/AsnC family transcriptional regulator — protein MELLDEFDISILKELEKDGRMAYSAIATNLKISNTMVHQRINRMIEQGVIGGIRPIIQEKKIGYDWASFTGLTLNKDSDSERIIEALKEIPEITECYYVTGSFTLYIKIIAKNHEHMRRILYEKIDGIPGIDKTDSIVELGCAFKRNISL, from the coding sequence ATGGAATTATTAGACGAATTTGATATTAGTATCCTAAAAGAATTAGAAAAAGATGGAAGAATGGCTTATTCTGCGATCGCCACTAATCTAAAAATATCAAATACAATGGTACATCAGCGTATTAACAGAATGATTGAACAAGGTGTAATTGGCGGAATAAGACCAATTATTCAAGAAAAGAAAATTGGCTACGACTGGGCTTCTTTTACTGGACTCACATTAAACAAAGATTCTGATTCTGAAAGAATTATTGAAGCGCTTAAAGAAATTCCCGAGATTACCGAATGCTATTATGTAACTGGTTCTTTTACGCTTTACATAAAAATCATTGCCAAAAATCACGAGCATATGCGCCGAATCCTGTATGAGAAAATTGATGGAATTCCTGGCATTGACAAAACCGATTCTATTGTAGAATTGGGCTGTGCTTTTAAACGAAATATATCATTGTAA
- a CDS encoding dienelactone hydrolase family protein, producing MKNPILILFSAILFSNLMNAQLKPVKYSDGSQKLNGLFIKSAEKSANNPGILLLPAWLGIDNASKGIAEELSKLGYHVFIADIYGEGNYPKNTGEAGKQAGFYKTNYQVYQKRINAALQELIKSGANADNIVAIGYCFGGTGVLEAARGHLNIKGIASFHGGLGKDDSRKNEPISTKVLICHGADDPFVSKEEITSFQQEMRDGKADWQMIYYANAVHSFTNPEAGNDNSKGAAYNAVAAKRSFDHLQLFLNEVLKK from the coding sequence ATGAAAAATCCCATACTCATTTTATTCAGTGCAATCTTATTTTCAAATCTTATGAATGCGCAATTAAAACCAGTAAAATATAGCGATGGAAGCCAAAAATTGAATGGCTTATTTATAAAATCTGCTGAAAAAAGCGCTAACAATCCAGGAATCTTACTGCTGCCAGCTTGGCTTGGAATCGACAATGCTTCTAAAGGAATCGCCGAAGAATTGTCTAAACTGGGCTATCACGTTTTTATCGCCGACATCTATGGCGAAGGAAATTATCCTAAAAATACGGGAGAAGCTGGAAAACAGGCTGGTTTTTACAAAACAAATTATCAAGTTTATCAAAAAAGAATAAATGCCGCTCTTCAAGAATTAATCAAATCTGGAGCTAATGCAGATAATATTGTCGCTATTGGCTACTGCTTTGGTGGAACTGGAGTTTTGGAAGCCGCAAGAGGTCATTTGAACATAAAAGGTATTGCTTCATTCCATGGAGGTTTAGGAAAAGATGACAGCAGAAAAAATGAGCCAATTTCTACAAAAGTTCTTATTTGTCATGGAGCAGATGATCCGTTTGTTTCTAAAGAAGAAATCACATCGTTTCAGCAGGAAATGCGTGATGGCAAAGCAGATTGGCAAATGATTTATTATGCCAATGCCGTTCACTCTTTTACTAATCCAGAAGCAGGCAATGACAATTCTAAAGGCGCTGCATATAACGCTGTAGCAGCAAAAAGATCTTTTGACCATTTACAGCTTTTCTTAAACGAAGTCCTGAAAAAATAA
- a CDS encoding DUF3667 domain-containing protein — MSHNKIREDKTCLNCRHVVEQKYCPNCGQENSDSRKTFHHLFVHFFEDLTHYENAFWKTIKNLLFKPSTLTKEYLSGKRLSYLAPVRLYIFISFITFLLIAMFPNNVNEQIDKSEEALNKEISKATDSISISRKEDKRYFHFKTMKEIDSIQKYGKESEKLNASSYWFSEKAIHVTEKYTKKEIYEKFVEAFFHNLPKILFIIMPFFAFFLWLFHNKKKWYYFDHGIFTLHYFSFLLLIFLIMFVIDRVLGLFGENNLLSFISGTITFAGTIWMCYYFYPAHHRFYGESRIVSFIKSAMLFVINSLFILFLLILYVLYTFINLH, encoded by the coding sequence ATGTCACATAATAAAATTAGAGAAGACAAAACTTGTCTAAATTGCAGGCACGTAGTGGAGCAGAAATACTGCCCAAACTGCGGACAGGAAAACAGCGATAGCCGAAAAACTTTTCATCATTTATTTGTTCATTTCTTCGAAGATTTGACGCATTATGAAAATGCCTTTTGGAAAACCATAAAAAATCTTCTGTTCAAGCCCTCAACACTTACAAAAGAATACCTTTCTGGAAAACGTTTGTCTTATCTTGCGCCAGTTCGACTGTATATTTTCATCAGTTTTATTACTTTTCTATTGATTGCAATGTTTCCAAATAATGTCAATGAGCAAATTGATAAAAGTGAGGAAGCACTGAATAAAGAAATTTCTAAAGCTACTGATAGTATAAGCATAAGCAGAAAGGAAGACAAAAGATATTTTCACTTTAAAACGATGAAAGAAATTGATTCGATTCAAAAATATGGAAAAGAAAGCGAGAAGCTGAACGCTTCGTCTTATTGGTTTTCTGAAAAAGCAATTCACGTTACAGAAAAATACACCAAAAAAGAAATTTATGAAAAATTCGTAGAAGCTTTTTTTCATAATCTCCCTAAAATTCTCTTTATCATCATGCCGTTTTTTGCTTTTTTCTTGTGGCTTTTTCACAACAAAAAGAAATGGTACTATTTTGACCACGGAATTTTCACGCTCCATTATTTTTCGTTCCTCTTATTGATTTTCCTTATCATGTTTGTCATTGACAGAGTTTTAGGGCTATTTGGAGAAAACAATTTGCTATCATTTATCTCAGGCACAATCACTTTTGCGGGAACCATCTGGATGTGTTACTATTTTTATCCAGCTCACCATCGTTTTTATGGCGAATCTAGAATCGTGTCATTTATTAAAAGCGCTATGCTCTTCGTAATAAACTCACTTTTTATACTATTTTTACTCATTTTGTACGTTCTTTACACATTTATTAATTTACACTAA
- a CDS encoding M28 family peptidase, with protein MKKLLILFLIVTAYSCKTTQSTASKDNSDPSKYIKAISEKDLKKMLYTVASDEMEGRETGSKGQKKAGLYMIEQYKKNGISFPKGASDYYQPVPAAFMNGKRNQNLPDSENIWAYIEGTEKPDEILVISAHYDHVGIKDGEVYNGADDDGSGTVAVMEMAKAFAKAKKQGHGPKRSILFLHVTGEEHGLHGSRYYSENPLFPIANTIADINIDMIGRRDVEHSNTNNYVYVIGADRLSSDLHNAVVAQNDKYIKMDLDFKFNDPKDPNHFYERSDHYNFAKHGIPSVFFFNGVHEDYHGKGDEPQKIEYDALTKRTKLAFVVAWELANRENRPVVDKK; from the coding sequence ATGAAAAAATTACTCATTTTATTTTTAATTGTTACTGCGTACTCATGTAAAACTACGCAGTCGACAGCATCTAAAGACAATTCGGATCCTTCAAAATATATTAAGGCAATCAGCGAAAAAGATCTTAAGAAAATGCTTTATACAGTTGCTTCTGATGAAATGGAAGGCCGTGAAACCGGTTCTAAAGGACAGAAAAAAGCAGGGCTTTACATGATTGAGCAATACAAAAAAAATGGAATCTCTTTCCCAAAAGGAGCCTCAGATTATTACCAGCCTGTTCCTGCTGCGTTTATGAACGGAAAACGCAATCAGAACCTGCCTGATTCAGAAAACATCTGGGCTTACATTGAAGGCACTGAAAAACCGGATGAAATTTTGGTAATTTCTGCGCACTACGATCACGTGGGAATCAAAGATGGCGAAGTTTATAACGGAGCTGATGATGATGGCTCAGGAACTGTTGCAGTTATGGAAATGGCTAAGGCTTTTGCTAAAGCAAAAAAACAGGGCCACGGACCAAAACGCTCTATTTTGTTTCTTCACGTAACTGGCGAAGAACATGGTTTGCACGGATCACGCTATTATTCTGAAAATCCATTATTTCCAATTGCAAATACAATTGCTGACATCAACATTGACATGATCGGACGTCGCGATGTTGAGCATTCTAATACAAACAATTATGTTTATGTAATTGGTGCTGATAGATTATCATCTGATTTGCATAATGCTGTTGTAGCTCAAAACGACAAATACATCAAAATGGACTTAGATTTTAAATTTAACGATCCGAAAGATCCTAATCATTTCTATGAGCGTTCTGACCACTATAACTTTGCTAAACATGGCATTCCTTCTGTTTTCTTCTTCAACGGAGTTCACGAAGATTACCACGGAAAAGGTGACGAACCTCAAAAAATTGAATACGATGCTTTGACCAAAAGAACTAAACTGGCTTTTGTTGTAGCATGGGAGTTAGCCAATAGAGAAAATAGACCTGTGGTGGATAAGAAATAA
- the rho gene encoding transcription termination factor Rho translates to MFDISALKEMKLSELQEIAKLAKTIKITGVKKETLISQILAHQEASIAPTETPRTETAAEIKEEKPKRTRIAPAKTKAANTKNTPVLEFDKVEETVQKNDSAETAEPIAETPAAEAQGNKASAAKKEPKAVKFNKSAYEKKVALKKEKETIKEAAAEETAESIPSESIPSESIASEPVAETAEKTPQIAPAKKINPNQNQNQNGNGNGNGNHNNQNPNHKNKKNNNNFRDSDFEFDGIIESEGVLEMMPDGYGFLRSSDYNYLASPDDIYLSTSQIRLFGLKTGDTVKGVVRPPKEGEKFFPLVRVLKINGHDPQVVRDRVSFEHLTPVFPSEKFKLAEKGSSISTRIIDLFSPIGKGQRGMIVAQPKTGKTMLLKDIANAIAANHPEVYLIVLLIDERPEEVTDMQRSVRGEVIASTFDREPQEHVKIANIVLEKAKRLVECGHDVVILLDSITRLARAYNTVQPASGKVLSGGVDANALQKPKRFFGAARNVENGGSLSIIATALTETGSKMDEVIFEEFKGTGNMELQLDRKIANKRIFPAIDLTSSSTRRDDLLLDEKTLQRMWIMRKYLSDMNPVESMDFVNDRFKKTKNNEEFLISMND, encoded by the coding sequence ATGTTTGATATTTCTGCATTAAAAGAAATGAAGCTTTCTGAGCTTCAAGAAATAGCTAAATTAGCTAAAACAATAAAGATTACTGGTGTCAAAAAAGAGACTTTAATTAGTCAGATTTTAGCACACCAAGAAGCATCTATTGCGCCAACGGAAACTCCAAGAACTGAAACAGCTGCAGAAATCAAAGAAGAGAAACCAAAGCGTACTAGAATTGCTCCAGCCAAAACAAAAGCAGCAAATACCAAAAATACTCCCGTTTTAGAATTTGATAAAGTAGAGGAAACTGTTCAAAAAAACGATAGTGCTGAAACAGCTGAGCCAATTGCAGAAACGCCGGCAGCAGAAGCACAGGGAAATAAAGCATCAGCAGCAAAAAAAGAGCCTAAAGCTGTAAAATTCAATAAATCGGCATACGAGAAAAAAGTGGCTCTTAAAAAAGAGAAAGAGACCATAAAAGAAGCGGCAGCTGAAGAAACAGCAGAGTCAATTCCATCAGAATCAATTCCATCAGAATCAATTGCTTCTGAGCCAGTAGCTGAAACAGCAGAAAAAACTCCACAAATTGCTCCTGCAAAAAAGATCAATCCGAATCAGAATCAAAATCAGAACGGGAATGGCAATGGAAACGGAAATCATAACAATCAAAACCCTAATCACAAGAATAAAAAGAATAACAATAATTTCAGGGATTCAGACTTTGAATTTGATGGAATTATCGAGAGTGAAGGCGTTCTTGAAATGATGCCAGACGGTTATGGTTTTTTACGTTCATCAGATTATAATTATTTAGCTTCTCCAGATGATATTTATTTATCAACTTCACAAATCAGATTGTTTGGTTTAAAAACTGGAGATACCGTAAAAGGAGTGGTTCGCCCTCCAAAAGAAGGAGAAAAGTTTTTCCCGTTGGTTCGTGTGTTAAAAATTAACGGACACGATCCGCAAGTGGTTCGAGATAGAGTTTCTTTTGAACACTTGACACCGGTTTTCCCTTCAGAAAAATTCAAATTAGCCGAAAAAGGCAGTTCTATTTCGACAAGAATTATAGATTTGTTTTCACCAATAGGTAAAGGTCAGCGTGGTATGATCGTTGCACAGCCTAAAACAGGTAAAACAATGCTTCTTAAAGATATTGCAAACGCAATTGCAGCCAACCATCCAGAAGTTTATTTGATTGTTCTTCTTATCGACGAACGTCCTGAGGAGGTTACTGATATGCAAAGAAGTGTTCGCGGTGAAGTTATTGCTTCAACTTTCGATAGAGAGCCGCAAGAACACGTAAAAATTGCCAACATAGTATTGGAAAAAGCAAAACGTCTAGTTGAGTGCGGTCACGATGTAGTGATTTTATTAGACTCTATCACTCGTTTAGCAAGAGCTTACAACACTGTTCAGCCAGCGTCTGGAAAAGTATTGAGCGGGGGTGTTGATGCGAATGCATTGCAAAAGCCTAAACGTTTCTTCGGAGCTGCTAGAAATGTAGAAAACGGAGGATCGTTAAGCATCATCGCTACAGCATTAACAGAAACTGGTTCTAAAATGGACGAAGTTATCTTCGAAGAATTTAAAGGAACAGGTAATATGGAGCTTCAATTAGACCGTAAGATAGCCAATAAACGTATTTTCCCTGCAATCGATCTTACGTCTTCAAGCACACGTCGCGATGACTTGTTGTTAGACGAAAAAACACTGCAAAGAATGTGGATTATGCGTAAATATCTATCAGATATGAACCCAGTAGAATCTATGGATTTTGTAAACGATCGTTTCAAGAAAACTAAAAACAACGAAGAGTTTTTGATCTCGATGAATGATTAG
- a CDS encoding DUF4293 domain-containing protein, translating into MIQRIQTVYIFLAFAVTGILMLFIPLWTTSAGKPFFFMQDQLYTVLLGLTTMLSIISIISFKKRQNQFVLNRLNIILNLILLGLFVYRSLNLSGGTEVSEKGIGMFMPIVAIVLLVLANKAIKKDEDLVKSVDRLR; encoded by the coding sequence ATGATACAAAGAATTCAGACTGTATATATATTTCTAGCTTTTGCTGTAACTGGCATTTTAATGCTTTTTATTCCGCTTTGGACAACTAGTGCAGGAAAGCCATTCTTTTTTATGCAGGACCAGCTTTATACTGTTTTATTAGGCTTAACCACTATGCTAAGCATTATCAGTATTATTTCATTTAAGAAGAGACAAAATCAGTTTGTGCTAAACAGACTGAACATCATATTAAATTTAATTTTATTAGGATTATTTGTATATCGATCACTAAATTTATCTGGAGGGACTGAAGTCTCTGAGAAAGGTATTGGGATGTTCATGCCGATTGTTGCTATCGTGTTATTAGTTTTAGCTAATAAGGCCATCAAAAAGGACGAAGATCTTGTAAAATCTGTTGATCGTTTGAGGTAA
- a CDS encoding response regulator transcription factor has protein sequence MTPKIRIHLADDHQVLIDGLSNLLQTVSNFEVAGTSLDGTTVYEDVVKDQADVLILDISMPKKDGIETLKEFNEKKLLCKVIILSSYDDLKIIKEVMKLGAKGYLTKNCAGENIIEAVEAVYQGQEYFSDAVRKKIFNSFMDNPKLNRNAVVENPLLSPREIEIIILIALEYSGKEISEQLFISSHTVETHRKNIMKKLNIKSTIGLVKYALKNNLINP, from the coding sequence ATGACACCAAAAATAAGGATCCATCTTGCAGACGATCACCAGGTCTTAATTGATGGACTATCCAACTTACTTCAAACCGTTTCAAACTTTGAAGTAGCAGGAACTTCTCTAGACGGCACTACTGTTTACGAAGATGTTGTAAAAGATCAAGCCGATGTTTTGATTTTAGACATCAGTATGCCTAAAAAAGATGGCATTGAAACCCTGAAAGAATTTAATGAAAAAAAGCTGCTTTGCAAAGTCATTATCTTATCCAGCTACGACGATTTAAAGATCATTAAGGAAGTGATGAAACTAGGAGCAAAAGGCTATCTGACAAAAAATTGTGCTGGCGAAAACATTATTGAGGCGGTTGAAGCCGTATATCAGGGTCAGGAATATTTTAGCGACGCTGTTAGAAAAAAAATCTTCAATTCCTTTATGGACAATCCAAAATTAAACCGTAATGCTGTAGTTGAAAATCCTCTTTTAAGTCCGAGAGAGATTGAAATCATTATTTTGATTGCTTTGGAATACAGCGGAAAAGAAATCAGCGAACAGCTTTTTATTAGTTCGCACACGGTCGAAACACATCGTAAAAATATCATGAAAAAGCTGAATATAAAAAGTACAATCGGTTTAGTAAAATATGCTCTTAAAAACAATTTGATTAATCCTTAA
- a CDS encoding sensor histidine kinase codes for MPGLHFFITLLLFFAVKGAHIAQPKDTVDAKALKTQAVHTTAPKPIGKSEQLQNKKIVSLSIILTVVIFLLLYFLYQNSKLKQKIKRKDTKQKILLDIINSGIDSQEAEHKKIASFLHDNINSLLSSAGLHLNTFTAQHNIKSDEIQKAKAILSEAHELLRDMSHDLVPTLLVRFGLIYSLEDLCEKNSNSAIEFEFSSSIPTSRRYAEKFEMKIYFIVSELFSNITKHSNAKKAKLSLNEKENQLILRINDDGIGFKTQKLKEAEGFGLNRIRARIKKYRGSLSIVSKENQGTKIKIQIPLPH; via the coding sequence ATGCCTGGTTTACATTTTTTCATCACTTTATTATTATTTTTCGCTGTTAAGGGAGCTCACATTGCACAGCCAAAAGATACTGTAGATGCAAAGGCGCTGAAAACCCAAGCTGTCCATACCACTGCGCCTAAACCTATTGGCAAATCGGAACAGCTGCAAAATAAAAAAATCGTCAGCCTGTCTATTATCCTTACTGTAGTTATTTTTCTTTTGCTTTACTTTTTATATCAAAATAGCAAACTAAAGCAAAAAATAAAACGAAAAGACACGAAGCAGAAAATCCTTCTGGACATCATCAATTCTGGAATAGACTCTCAAGAAGCAGAGCACAAAAAAATTGCTTCTTTTCTGCATGACAATATCAATTCGCTATTATCTTCAGCAGGATTGCATTTAAATACATTTACAGCACAGCATAATATAAAATCGGACGAAATACAGAAGGCAAAAGCCATTTTATCTGAAGCTCATGAACTCTTAAGAGATATGTCTCACGATCTTGTTCCGACGCTTTTGGTGCGCTTTGGATTAATATATTCCTTAGAAGATTTATGCGAAAAGAACTCCAATTCTGCCATTGAATTTGAATTTTCAAGTTCTATTCCCACCAGCAGAAGATATGCCGAAAAATTTGAAATGAAAATCTATTTTATTGTCAGCGAATTATTCAGCAATATCACCAAACACAGCAACGCCAAAAAAGCAAAACTTTCTTTGAACGAAAAAGAGAATCAATTAATTCTGCGCATTAATGATGACGGAATTGGCTTTAAAACCCAAAAATTAAAAGAAGCAGAAGGTTTTGGCTTAAACAGAATTAGAGCTAGAATAAAAAAATACAGAGGCTCGCTGTCAATTGTTTCAAAAGAGAATCAGGGAACTAAAATAAAAATTCAGATTCCCTTGCCACATTAA
- a CDS encoding metallophosphoesterase family protein, with protein MTKILLLSDTHSHIDDTILKYVAQADEVWHAGDIGDLNVTDTIKKLKPLRAVYGNIDDAKARLEFPLNNRFFCENVSVWITHIGGYPGKYNQNVREELALNPPKLFICGHSHILKVMFDKKNNLLHMNPGAAGKSGFHKVRTMLRFVIDNDKIKDLEIIEIGAK; from the coding sequence ATGACTAAAATTCTTCTCCTTTCCGATACTCACAGCCACATCGATGACACAATTTTAAAATATGTTGCCCAAGCAGATGAAGTCTGGCACGCTGGAGATATTGGAGATTTGAATGTTACGGATACGATTAAAAAACTAAAACCATTAAGGGCAGTTTACGGAAACATAGATGATGCAAAAGCAAGATTAGAGTTTCCGCTAAATAATCGTTTTTTCTGTGAAAACGTATCTGTTTGGATTACGCACATTGGAGGTTATCCAGGAAAGTATAATCAAAATGTTAGAGAAGAATTGGCTTTGAATCCGCCAAAACTTTTTATCTGCGGACATTCGCACATTTTAAAAGTCATGTTTGATAAAAAGAACAACCTACTGCACATGAACCCGGGCGCGGCAGGAAAAAGCGGTTTTCACAAAGTGAGAACCATGCTTAGATTTGTGATCGATAATGATAAAATAAAAGATCTCGAAATTATTGAAATAGGAGCGAAGTGA
- the truA gene encoding tRNA pseudouridine(38-40) synthase TruA: MRYFIQFAYNGTHYHGWQIQPNASSVQETLNKAFSVLLNETISIMGAGRTDTGVHASEMYGHFDTEKTLDIPVLVYKLNSYLPKDIAIFDIKLVHDDAHCRFDATKRTYEYHINTFKNPFLQELSWYVTQKLDVDLMNEAAQLLLNHTNFQCFSKVNTDVNTFDCTIFEAFWKQEDGKLIFTISANRFLRNMVRSIVGTLINIGLHKITLADFENIIASKNREKAGFSVPAHGLYLTNIYYDYL, encoded by the coding sequence ATGAGATATTTTATTCAATTCGCTTATAACGGAACACATTATCATGGCTGGCAGATACAGCCAAATGCTTCTTCAGTTCAGGAAACTTTAAATAAGGCTTTTTCGGTTTTATTAAACGAAACTATCAGCATTATGGGTGCTGGAAGAACAGATACTGGTGTTCATGCGAGTGAAATGTACGGTCATTTTGACACAGAAAAGACTTTGGATATTCCGGTTTTAGTTTATAAATTGAATTCGTATCTGCCAAAAGACATTGCTATTTTTGACATTAAACTAGTTCATGATGATGCGCATTGCCGATTTGATGCTACAAAGCGAACTTACGAATATCATATCAATACCTTCAAAAACCCATTTTTACAGGAATTGAGCTGGTATGTTACACAGAAACTTGATGTGGATTTAATGAATGAAGCCGCGCAATTATTATTGAATCATACCAACTTTCAGTGTTTTTCAAAAGTTAATACTGATGTCAACACTTTTGATTGCACGATTTTTGAGGCCTTTTGGAAACAGGAGGACGGAAAGCTGATTTTTACCATTTCGGCAAATCGGTTTTTAAGAAATATGGTTCGCTCAATTGTGGGAACTCTAATTAATATAGGGTTGCACAAAATCACCCTGGCAGATTTTGAAAATATTATTGCCAGCAAAAACAGAGAAAAAGCGGGGTTTTCTGTCCCGGCACATGGTTTATATTTGACCAATATTTATTACGATTATTTATAG